The Spirosoma radiotolerans genome has a window encoding:
- a CDS encoding SDR family oxidoreductase, with the protein MAKTIFITGASSGIGKAAAILFSKQGWNVAATMRNPQHENELQQYPTIKVYALDVTQTDSVTQAVEQALADWQHIDVLLNNAGYGLAGPLETASEEKVMDQFNTNMFGVMRTIKALLPNFRAIGGGTIINITSIGGLVGLPFNSIYHATKFGVDGLSESLNYELRPFNIRVKVVAPGGVITDFATRSLQRTMDGASVYDAALEKVFAAFGTNAANYSTADQIAEVIYQAATDDTDQIRYVAGQDAQALYGAWKSMSNEEFFAMVNQRFGLS; encoded by the coding sequence ATGGCAAAGACAATTTTCATAACGGGAGCGTCGTCGGGCATTGGCAAAGCCGCAGCTATTTTATTTTCCAAACAAGGTTGGAACGTTGCCGCAACTATGCGTAACCCACAGCATGAGAACGAGTTACAGCAGTATCCGACTATTAAAGTGTACGCCCTTGATGTAACTCAGACCGACAGCGTAACCCAGGCGGTCGAGCAGGCGCTGGCCGACTGGCAACACATCGATGTGCTGCTGAACAACGCAGGTTATGGGTTGGCGGGGCCACTGGAAACGGCATCGGAGGAGAAAGTTATGGATCAATTCAACACCAATATGTTTGGGGTGATGCGAACCATTAAAGCACTGTTGCCCAATTTCCGCGCCATAGGCGGGGGCACCATCATCAATATTACGTCAATTGGCGGTCTGGTCGGCTTACCTTTCAACTCGATTTACCACGCCACTAAATTTGGGGTTGACGGGCTATCGGAGTCACTGAATTATGAACTTCGCCCGTTCAACATTCGGGTTAAGGTCGTTGCGCCCGGTGGCGTAATCACTGATTTTGCTACCCGTTCGTTACAACGGACAATGGACGGCGCAAGCGTGTATGACGCGGCACTGGAGAAAGTGTTTGCCGCCTTTGGTACGAATGCTGCCAACTACTCAACCGCTGATCAGATTGCCGAGGTCATTTATCAGGCCGCTACCGACGACACCGACCAAATACGGTATGTGGCCGGACAGGATGCGCAAGCGTTATATGGTGCCTGGAAAAGCATGAGCAACGAAGAGTTTTTTGCAATGGTGAATCAGCGGTTTGGATTGTCGTAG
- a CDS encoding alpha/beta hydrolase yields the protein MATEHHLTVPRTARYYTLGELSPATTHVWFCLHGFGQLATYFGRKFTNLADGNTFVILPEGLSRSYLDGTYSRVGASWLTREDKEHEISDFLSYLNTLYASVLNGREPSSLHITVLGFSQGAAVACRWLNQPGNLANRLRVDRLILWAGYFPNGLRELIDPAKLAAIDTHYVYGRQDEYIVQMDDAKGYLNRIQADLPALKMTAFDGGHKVETEVLQQLVARSKLVS from the coding sequence TACGCTTGGCGAACTGAGTCCAGCGACAACGCACGTCTGGTTCTGCCTGCATGGCTTCGGCCAGCTGGCCACGTATTTCGGCCGGAAATTTACTAATCTGGCTGATGGCAATACGTTCGTTATTCTACCGGAAGGCTTATCCCGCTCCTATCTGGATGGTACATACAGTCGGGTTGGCGCATCCTGGCTCACGCGGGAGGACAAAGAACACGAAATCAGTGATTTCCTAAGCTATTTAAACACCTTATATGCCAGCGTTCTGAATGGAAGAGAGCCGTCAAGTCTTCATATTACGGTACTGGGTTTCTCACAGGGCGCGGCTGTTGCCTGTCGCTGGCTCAACCAGCCTGGTAATTTGGCAAACCGACTTCGCGTGGACCGGCTGATCTTATGGGCGGGCTACTTCCCGAATGGCCTGCGTGAGCTAATCGACCCCGCCAAATTAGCGGCTATTGACACGCATTATGTCTATGGCCGCCAGGATGAATACATTGTCCAGATGGACGATGCAAAGGGTTATCTGAACCGTATACAAGCCGATTTGCCAGCGCTAAAAATGACGGCGTTTGACGGTGGACACAAGGTAGAGACCGAGGTGCTGCAACAGTTAGTGGCTAGATCGAAGCTTGTTTCGTAA
- a CDS encoding carboxypeptidase-like regulatory domain-containing protein: MAVTEHIRLELPVPCSESWQEMDSVAEGCFCNSCQKTVVDFTAMNDAQLVSYFLSKKENVCGRFLSKQLNRVLVHTPSAPNKSIKQRWLGLITAGLMSWSTAYGEPKLVANKNGFKNETRALTALTDRTSVKNNDETRVCTDTTWVVTGRVTERNGLSPLPSVILLAKGTDKQVTTDVDGLFKIFLVDYQSDKIILKVGAIGYVSQEIQLDLTQKRQVDVILAEDLQMLGEVVVTGGVKYVQKPGFLQKLRNKLRSSH; the protein is encoded by the coding sequence ATGGCTGTTACTGAACACATTCGGCTTGAGTTACCGGTTCCTTGTTCCGAGTCTTGGCAAGAGATGGATTCTGTAGCAGAGGGCTGCTTCTGCAATAGTTGCCAAAAAACGGTAGTTGATTTCACCGCTATGAACGATGCGCAGCTTGTGTCATACTTTTTGAGTAAAAAAGAGAACGTATGCGGTCGATTTTTAAGTAAGCAATTGAATAGAGTGCTAGTTCACACACCTAGCGCGCCCAATAAATCAATAAAACAGCGCTGGTTAGGACTAATAACGGCTGGATTGATGAGTTGGAGCACGGCTTATGGAGAGCCAAAACTGGTAGCAAATAAAAACGGGTTCAAGAATGAAACGAGAGCACTTACGGCGTTGACTGATCGTACCAGCGTTAAGAACAACGACGAGACTCGAGTTTGCACTGATACCACCTGGGTGGTTACCGGTCGGGTTACCGAAAGAAACGGCTTGAGTCCTTTGCCAAGTGTAATACTTCTGGCAAAAGGAACAGATAAACAAGTCACAACAGACGTTGACGGTCTGTTCAAAATTTTTTTAGTAGACTATCAGTCCGATAAAATTATCTTAAAGGTAGGAGCGATTGGGTATGTATCTCAGGAGATACAGCTTGATCTAACGCAAAAGCGGCAAGTAGATGTCATTCTGGCTGAAGATTTGCAAATGTTGGGCGAAGTCGTTGTCACAGGCGGTGTAAAATATGTGCAAAAGCCCGGGTTTTTACAAAAATTACGAAACAAGCTTCGATCTAGCCACTAA